A region of the Vibrio tubiashii genome:
TGCTGCTTTAGCGCGTTTGCGAACTGTAGTTGGTTTTTCGTAGTGCTCACGACGACGCACTTCAGAAAGGATACCTGCTTTTTCGCAAGAGCGTTTGAAACGACGTAGAGCAACGTCGAACGGTTCGTTTTCACGTACTTTAACTACTGGCATATGCCTTTCACCTCAGGGGTTAATTCGTTAATGCTGACTTCACAGTACTTAGCTTAGTCGCTAGGTCTACAATCAGCTTGATCAAAAATGGTGCGGAATTTTAATCTGATCACACTGGCTTTGTAAAGTATTTTGTTGGGTAGAGTTTGCACAAAATTTGTTTGAGAAGCGAAGGCGCGGTAAGATTGCGCCAATTTTGAATACTAGACAGAGAC
Encoded here:
- the rpsU gene encoding 30S ribosomal protein S21 → MPVVKVRENEPFDVALRRFKRSCEKAGILSEVRRREHYEKPTTVRKRAKAAAQKRHAKKLARENARRVRLY